From Channa argus isolate prfri chromosome 18, Channa argus male v1.0, whole genome shotgun sequence, the proteins below share one genomic window:
- the ufc1 gene encoding ubiquitin-fold modifier-conjugating enzyme 1 — MADEATRRVVSQIPLLKAHAGPRDRALWPQRLKEEYQALIRFVEQNKAADNDWFRLESNGDGTRWTGTCWFIHELLRYEFRLEFDIPVTYPDTAPEVAIPELDGKTAKMYRGGKICLTEHFAPLWARNVPRFGLAHLMALGLGPWLAVEIPDLISKGLVVHKERQREAAAE, encoded by the coding sequence ATGGCGGACGAGGCCACGCGCCGGGTGGTGTCGCAGATACCTTTGCTAAAGGCGCACGCGGGGCCACGGGATCGCGCCCTGTGGCCACAGCGGCTGAAGGAGGAGTACCAGGCGCTGATCCGGTTCGTGGAGCAGAACAAGGCCGCCGATAACGACTGGTTCCGCCTCGAGTCCAATGGGGACGGGACGCGCTGGACCGGCACATGCTGGTTCATCCACGAGCTGCTGCGGTACGAGTTCCGGCTGGAGTTCGACATCCCTGTCACGTACCCGGACACCGCGCCCGAGGTGGCGATCCCGGAGCTGGACGGGAAGACTGCAAAGATGTACCGCGGCGGGAAGATCTGCCTGACCGAGCACTTCGCGCCGCTGTGGGCCCGCAACGTGCCGCGCTTCGGCCTGGCCCACTTGATGGCGCTGGGACTCGGACCCTGGCTGGCTGTTGAGATCCCGGACCTAATCAGCAAGGGGCTCGTGGTCCACAAGGAGCGGCAGCGCGAAGCGGCGGCGGAGTGA